From uncultured Desulfobacter sp.:
AAGGAAAGGCTTATTTTGTAGAAGAGTCAGATTTAGGTTACCTTAAAGTTTCCTTCTTTGGCCCTTTTTATGGTTCTTATATAATTTTTGAACTTGACCAGGACGGTTACCAATATTCACTTGTATCCGGGCCGGATAAATCCTACTTGTGGATTCTTGGAAGGAACCCAACCATGAAAAAAGAGATAAAGTCTGCGCTATTAGAAAAAGCTGCAGACGTTGGTTTCGATATAAGCGGGTTAATATTTATCAATCATGAAAATTTGCCTGAAGGTTGATTCAATCATAAAGGAACTGGTATGAAAATTGGAATTATTGGGAGCGGCATTGCCGGTTTAAGTGCGGCCTGGCTTTTCAATCGAGCTGGACACTGGGTAACACTGTTTGAGAAACATCAGACCCTGGGGATGGACGCGCATTCAATGACCTTTGAACAGGAGGGCGTTGCCCTGCGTACGGACGTTCCCCCCCGTATTTTCAATGTCACTCAGTGGCCCAATTTACTCAATCTCTATCGTGAATTGGACGTGGCTGTTGATCCTATCGATCCATCACAATCTTTTAGTTTACTTGGTCAACCGAATTTTCTGAATGTGGATGTCGCCTATCAGCCTAAACTTCCGGACGGGCCTGAAATTACAGAACAGCTGAATCAGATTATGAACGATGTAGCCCGGTTTGTCCTTGGCGCTCCTCAGGATTTGGCAGATGGTTTATCCGTTCAAAATACCCTGACAGATTATCTTCAACACCAGAATTATTCCCACGCTTTTATCTACGATTTTCTTTATCCTATACTCGCTTCAACGGTTTGTACATGTTCCTATGAATGTTTGGATGCTTACCCGGCCCCCGTTATTTTACAAACATTACTGAACCTGTTTGGATCCCATCCCCTGTTGCGAACAAAATATGGCACCCGAGATGTTGTCAAGCGTTTGAGCCGTGGTATTGATGATATCCGATATAACACAACGGTCTGTGCCGTGAACCTGACACCGGATGGTGTCAAGGTGGAAACGACAAGGGGGCAGGCCGACATATTTGATCACCTAATTGTCGCCACTCAGGCCAATCAAGCCCAAAACTTTTTATCCAACCCCTCCGAGGCTGAATGCAAAATGCTCGACGCTTTCAGCTATGAGGATGTGCCTGTCTTTGTTCATCAGGATCCTGCCTTGATGCCTGTCAAATATAAAGATTGGGCGCATATAAACCTCATTATTGCCAAGGACCGGAGTGCCGCAATGTGCTGTGTCTGGATGAACCGCTTTAATCCGGATTGGCAAATTGACCAACCCATTATCCAGACCATTAATCCTGTGGTTAAGCCCCAACCAGATACCATACTTGCCGGCTATAACCTGCAACGGCCGGTCGTCAATAAACAATCATTGGCCGGCTTAGAATTATTGAAACAATTAAATCAGCAAGCTGACAGGCGGATTTGGTTCTGTGGCTCCTATGCTGCTGAGGGGGTACCCCTTTTAGAAAGTGCCGTTGTGTCCACTCTGCGGGTAGCCAATCGTTTGTCGATTCAATTGCCGGCAACCTTTTCGCCCATTAATATTTAAAATTATTAAAGCAGGTTGCCGGAAGTTTTTATACCCCGGCATATGGAATGAATCATATTTAAAAACCCGCCCTTTAATGGGTGACCCCAAAATCCCACACCATTGTTGCCAAGGGCTGTTTTTCAAATTCCCTGGCTTTGATAGCCATATTTCAAACTCTTGATCATCTTTTTATTCTTTGTTATACTTCGCTTAAAATTTTCATTCTTTATTGTACGTTACTTAAAAAAAAACAAATTCCTATCCCTCATCATAAAGGAGGCAAGACGACTGTGGAAGATATTTTTGCATTGAGTGACAGTTTAGGACCGGCCAAGGTTATTCATGTCTATCAGCCGCACCTCGGCCTCAAAGGGGTGCTTGTGGTAGACAATGTCGCCACCGGCCCCTCCATTGGAGGATTGCGAGTGGCGACGGATGTAAGCACGGTCGAATGTGCCCGTCTGGCCAGAGCTATGACCATGAAAAATGCCGCAGCGGGACTCCCCCATGGCGGGGGCAAGTCCGTGCTTTACGCTGACCCGCAAATGGATCTGGAAAAAAAGGAATTGTTGATTCGTGCCTTTGCCCATGCCCTGCGTAATGAGAAGGATTATATTTTCGGTCCGGACATGGGCGTTAATGAGGAATGCATGGCCTGGATCAAGGATGAAATAGGCCGTTCCGTGGGGTTGCCCCGTGAGCTGGGCGGCATTCCCCTGGACGAAATCGGCGCTACCGGGTTCGGTCTCCAGCACGCCATTGAGGTCGCCATTGAGTACTGCGACTTTTCCCTTTCCGGTGCGCGCCTTGTGGTACAGGGATTTGGCGCGGTGGGCAGCCATGCCGCTCGCTTTCTCTCACAAAAGGGGGCCGTTCTGGTGGGGGTGGCCGATTCCAAAACAACCATCCACGACCCGGACGGTATTGATGTGGAAGAACTGATCCGGATCAAGGCGGGCGGAGGCTCGATGTTGGACTATCCGCGGGGCACAAAACTCAAAAACGATGCGGTAATTGACATCGACTGTGACATCTGGGTGCCTGCCGCCCGACCCGATATCGTGCATAAGGACAACGTCCACCGCCTGAAGACCAAGCTGATTGCCCAAGGGGCCAATATCCCACTAACCTCGGAAGCAGAGCAGTATCTCCATGCCAAGGGGATACTCAACCTGCCCGGTTTCATCGCCAATGCCGGCGGAGTCATCTGCGCTGCAGTGGAATATCACGGGGGCTCCCAAACAACGGCCATGGCAGATATCGGCAATAAAATCAGCGCCAATACCCGCACAATGCTGGAGGAGGCCAAACAAAAAAACATCCTCCCCAGGCAAGCGGCTCTGAATCTGGCGCAGCGCAGGGTAATGAAGGCGATGAAGTTGAAGCGTTGGGGAATTTTTTAAGATTACCTTATGACCTGTTTGGTAATTGGGGAATTGCAGCCGATTCATCAAATACCACACAGACTATTATTTGGTGTGAACAACCCGGAACCACTACCCTTACTAATTTTGCCATACCGGTATTTAGGCCCATAATCAAAATAAAACCTCCCATAGGGTTTGCTTTTTCATCCGTCATCTTCGTTGTGACAATGAGCACGCCTTGAATACGAATGAAAATTCTAAACCATATTTTGGAAGATTTTTATATGAAAGAACTAACCTAACCAGTTAGTTTCTTTCATGATTTGTTGTGGCCTAACCTCGGTGAAAGACCAGGTCGGCCATGGCCGTTATTCCGATCATGGGCCTTAGTGCAAATTATACTTGAAAAAAAATTGGGATCAGGTCTTGAAAAATATCACAACCTGATACCCAAAAGTGATGCCCCCCAAATCGAAAACACAGGCATCCTTAATAAGTTTTTCTTTTTATGTAGTCGAAATTACAAAGAACCTTCCACGACCGGCTTAATAAGAATTTCTACACGACGATTCATTGCGTCATTAGAATATATTGGCCGGGACTCCCCATAGCCGACGGCCACGACTCTTTGGGCGGAAACCCCATTGTAAATTAATTGGTTTGCGACAACTTGGGCTCTTCGTTCTGATAGGCTTTGGTTATATTCTTCCGAACCTTTGGTGTCAGTGTGCCCGGCCACTTCAATGCGGGAATGGGGATACTTGATTAAAATATCCGAAATTCTTTCCAGTTCTGAATATGCCCCTGGTTTCAACTGGCTTGAGTCATAATCGAAATAAGCTTTTTCTTTAAAGGTTGCCCTCAAAATATCCTGCTCTCGTTGTATGCTTGCCGATTCGGAAGCTGCAATTGCATTTCGCAACTCCTGCTCCTGCAGGTCCATATATTTACCGACCTGATTACCTGTAAGCCCGCCGAAGGCGGCACCGATGCCGGCGCCGATAAGTGTGGCTTGTGTGTTCCTGCCAATGACCTGTCCTAGAATAGCGCCGACAGCTGCGCCGGTACCTGCTCCCACCGCCGTTCCTCTCTCCTGTTTCGTCTGCATGGTTGCGCATGAAAAAAGAGTGGCCGATAAAACGATAACAACACCAGTGACAATCAATTTTTTCATTTGATCTTCTCCATAATATTATTTTATCTCATAAAAACTTAGACACCTAAAATTGCAAAAAACCCATTAGATATGTAGTTTTCAATATGAACAAAAATAGGCTGTAATATATATACACCCGTCAGACAAAACTTTCAAAGTTTGAACCTTTTTCTTTTTTTTGTGTCTAACTTACCAGCAAAGGGCGCGCCGAAGCAACAATGCATTATTTTCTAACAGAAAACACCACTCGCAACACGTTGTCAGAAGTTTTCATAAAATGACAAGCAAGACAGGGGATGATGAGTTTAGCTTTTAAATGTCGTGATAAAAAATTAATTTTCTTGACAATCTATTTTTTTAATGTATGATAATTGAAGTTATTAACACGATTTAGTGTTAGAGTTTCTTCCTTTAGATATTTTCCCCGAGCAATCAGTGATTATTCTTTAAGATCGAGACGATTTATTTTATTTCTTATTTAGGAGAACGCCTACATGGCAAATGGTACTGTAAAATGGTTTAGCGAGTCAAAAGGTTTTGGATTTATTGAACAAGCAGATGGTGGCAACGACGTGTTTGTACATCATTCTGGTATCAACGCAGCTGGTTTTAAATCTCTCAATGAAGGTGAACAGGTTTCATACGACATTGTACAGGGTCCCAAAGGACCGGCAGCTGCAAATGTAACCGTGATTTAATATCCCATTTTATCCCTGTGACATTTTAGCCTCTGAGTAAATTCTTACTCAGGGGCTTTTTTAATTTCGATCATTTTTTAGAGACTCGGAAGAAATAAATTCCACAGATTCTGCGCCGAAGGCCTAACATCGTTGATGGATTATTTTTTCATGCGATTGCCCTGCACCCTGAACAGATCACCTTAATTTTTCACAAGCTCCCTGCGCAGCACCTCAAGGGCCATGGCGGCAAACAATTGTTTGTTGCGCTCACGGTCACCGCGGTCCAGTAGAAACCTTTGGGAATGCGATTCCAAAGGACCTGCCACCCCAATACATACGGTCCCCACAGGCTTGTCTTCGCTCCCACCGGTTGGGCCTGCAATGCCGGTGGTGGACACAGCCCAGTCCGATCTGCCGGCGGCTCTGACGCCAGTTGCCATTTCAAGGGCAGTGGTTTCATCCACCGCTCCATTATTTTCCAGGGTTTTATGGGACACGTTAAGAATAGCTTCCTTGGCTGAATTGGCATAGGTGGTGGCTGAAAACAAAAAATAGCCAGAGGCACCCGGTACATCCGTTATCAGGTGCGCCACAAGTCCGCCGGTACAGGATTCAGCCACACTGAGTGTCTGCCCACGCTCTGTCAAAAGCCGCCCCACTTCCTGGGCCAGGGTCAGTCCCTGGTCTGAAATGACTTTAGGCCCAATTTTTTCCATCACCCACTGTTTAGCCTGATTCATCTCTGCGGCACCGTCCAGGCCCTTTTGGGAATCGGACACCACTTCTTTGAGCCGGGAGAGTCTCACCTCAATCATGGGGAATCTGATCCTGGAACCCAGATGAATTCCAGGAAACTGTACACTGAAACCGGAAAGCGCCTTCTCGACCCTGGACTCAGGCATGCCGAACACTATCAAGCTTATGACCTGGATTTCACCAGCATGCCCTGTTATTTCATTCAATTGGGGTCTGACTTTCAAATCAAACATCCGCTCCATTTCCCTAGGGACGCCAGGCATACAAAAAAATCGGCAATTGCTGATGGTCATGGAAAAACCCGGAGCAGTACCATGACGATTTTCCATAAACTGAACGCCTTCAGGCAGCATAGCCTGTTTTTCATTGGCAGGTGTAAGGGTACGCCCGCGTTTATCAAAATACTTTTTCATGGAACTTAAGGCTGCAGTATCCAACTTAATTTTCACCCCGGCCGCTTTGGCCAAGGCTTCGGCCGTTAGATCATCAGACGTCGGTCCAAGGCCGCCTGTCATCACACATACATCTGCGGCAGATGCAATGCTTTTAATCTCGCTGACCAGGGCTGTCATATCATCGCGCACAGCACTTGTTTTGATTACTGTTATCCCTGAACGTTTAAGCTGCCGACATAAAAATGCACTGTTGGTATCTACAGTATCGCCAAACAGCACCTCATTGCCTGTGGAAAAAACATGGCCTTTGGTCATCAAAAAATCCCCTTAGATAAGTCTAAGTTATTAAAAAACATGGCATGGTTGGATGAAAAAAAAGCCGGATTTTTTCTGAATCTTGACCCCACACCCAGCTGTTTTTTAAACTCTTTATCGATAAACGATTTCACATTCCGGCGAGTCCAGCCCCAAGGGTGTTCAAAATTAAGATATAAGGAAAGGTCTCCATGGGAAAATTCATGGGTTACAAGCCCTTTGGCATCTTCACTGAACTTAGGCAAATTAAACACCGACAGATTCAGA
This genomic window contains:
- a CDS encoding NAD(P)-binding protein; translation: MKIGIIGSGIAGLSAAWLFNRAGHWVTLFEKHQTLGMDAHSMTFEQEGVALRTDVPPRIFNVTQWPNLLNLYRELDVAVDPIDPSQSFSLLGQPNFLNVDVAYQPKLPDGPEITEQLNQIMNDVARFVLGAPQDLADGLSVQNTLTDYLQHQNYSHAFIYDFLYPILASTVCTCSYECLDAYPAPVILQTLLNLFGSHPLLRTKYGTRDVVKRLSRGIDDIRYNTTVCAVNLTPDGVKVETTRGQADIFDHLIVATQANQAQNFLSNPSEAECKMLDAFSYEDVPVFVHQDPALMPVKYKDWAHINLIIAKDRSAAMCCVWMNRFNPDWQIDQPIIQTINPVVKPQPDTILAGYNLQRPVVNKQSLAGLELLKQLNQQADRRIWFCGSYAAEGVPLLESAVVSTLRVANRLSIQLPATFSPINI
- a CDS encoding Glu/Leu/Phe/Val dehydrogenase → MEDIFALSDSLGPAKVIHVYQPHLGLKGVLVVDNVATGPSIGGLRVATDVSTVECARLARAMTMKNAAAGLPHGGGKSVLYADPQMDLEKKELLIRAFAHALRNEKDYIFGPDMGVNEECMAWIKDEIGRSVGLPRELGGIPLDEIGATGFGLQHAIEVAIEYCDFSLSGARLVVQGFGAVGSHAARFLSQKGAVLVGVADSKTTIHDPDGIDVEELIRIKAGGGSMLDYPRGTKLKNDAVIDIDCDIWVPAARPDIVHKDNVHRLKTKLIAQGANIPLTSEAEQYLHAKGILNLPGFIANAGGVICAAVEYHGGSQTTAMADIGNKISANTRTMLEEAKQKNILPRQAALNLAQRRVMKAMKLKRWGIF
- a CDS encoding cold-shock protein, producing MANGTVKWFSESKGFGFIEQADGGNDVFVHHSGINAAGFKSLNEGEQVSYDIVQGPKGPAAANVTVI
- a CDS encoding OmpA family protein, with translation MKKLIVTGVVIVLSATLFSCATMQTKQERGTAVGAGTGAAVGAILGQVIGRNTQATLIGAGIGAAFGGLTGNQVGKYMDLQEQELRNAIAASESASIQREQDILRATFKEKAYFDYDSSQLKPGAYSELERISDILIKYPHSRIEVAGHTDTKGSEEYNQSLSERRAQVVANQLIYNGVSAQRVVAVGYGESRPIYSNDAMNRRVEILIKPVVEGSL
- a CDS encoding CinA family nicotinamide mononucleotide deamidase-related protein, which encodes MTKGHVFSTGNEVLFGDTVDTNSAFLCRQLKRSGITVIKTSAVRDDMTALVSEIKSIASAADVCVMTGGLGPTSDDLTAEALAKAAGVKIKLDTAALSSMKKYFDKRGRTLTPANEKQAMLPEGVQFMENRHGTAPGFSMTISNCRFFCMPGVPREMERMFDLKVRPQLNEITGHAGEIQVISLIVFGMPESRVEKALSGFSVQFPGIHLGSRIRFPMIEVRLSRLKEVVSDSQKGLDGAAEMNQAKQWVMEKIGPKVISDQGLTLAQEVGRLLTERGQTLSVAESCTGGLVAHLITDVPGASGYFLFSATTYANSAKEAILNVSHKTLENNGAVDETTALEMATGVRAAGRSDWAVSTTGIAGPTGGSEDKPVGTVCIGVAGPLESHSQRFLLDRGDRERNKQLFAAMALEVLRRELVKN